One window of the Rhipicephalus sanguineus isolate Rsan-2018 chromosome 4, BIME_Rsan_1.4, whole genome shotgun sequence genome contains the following:
- the LOC125758380 gene encoding neprilysin-4-like, with protein MCCYGLLCLVAVKGPQRPTLDESELSHLLSKKRNYVHTVALIGCSLASVVACVIILLLIPVHGNSPEVHVWSENVCTTRACDRQARFLHETMQPSADTCREFSILMCGRWTHDHAVATDVDALLRESALQQDARFLRNHTGRFDATREARRMLHSCLEQQSDQKAHRAALRTFRDFLRDRGLPWPNKPTGERHPFDVLLDLSINWRIDLWFGVRLRRNGLRRIQFKETPVALSTMLRAEHADERQTVAEVMFYAEAVGGGLQYTKLRAKRVSSTHTHVLLSFRNISCLNPRLKRLRITLLAKVEEWAPAVTSSQWLAFLRKHLGETLNVHAYTEILIDSLEHFTVIGGLLNKFGANELLNVIGWWMVRLFADLGALAVDNDDHAQAFSPVACQRRVDACYGPAVTAEMVQQYWTPEHAKAVNDIFTAVQHEAFILVQRLSWMGAVSKKQVIRKLHALKLNFWPHSSDELLMEGAYSGFPEREPLYIEHWLKAKEAMRSLLGTEAGELLDRIPTAAWDALIEYDYWGNAVAVSMATLQEPVFSRSFPQTINYAGLGTMFASALVQAL; from the exons ATGTGTTGCTATGGGCTCTTATGTCTTGTGGCAGTAAAAGGGCCCCAA CGACCTACCCTCGATGAGTCTGAGCTATCACACCTGCTGTCAAAGAAGAGAAACTACGTGCACACTGTCGCCCTGATCGGCTGCTCTCTCGCCTCTGTCGTTGCCTGCGTCATCATCCTACTCCTCATCCCTGTCCATGGCAACAGCCCCGAGGTGCACGTGTGGTCAGAGAACGTGTGCACTACGCGTGCCTGCGACCGACAGGCGCGCTTCCTCCACGAGACCATGCAGCCATCGGCGGACACCTGCCGCGAGTTCAGCATCCTCATGTGCGGCCGTTGGACACACGATCACGCCGTCGCCACCGATGTGGACGCCCTGCTGAGGGAAAGCGCACTCCAACAAGACGCCAGGTTCCTGCGAAATCACACGGGCAGGTTCGACGCAACTCGGGAAGCACGCCGCATGTTGCACTCTTGTCTAGAGCAGCAGTCCGATCAAAAAGCGCACCGGGCTGCTCTTCGCACTTTCCGCGATTTTCTCCGCGATCGTGGCCTGCCCTGGCCCAACAAACCGACCGGAGAGCGGCACCCTTTCGACGTGCTTCTCGACCTGAGTATCAACTGGCGCATCGACCTGTGGTTTGGCGTGCGCCTACGCAGAAATGGGCTGCGCAGAATACAATTTAAGGAGACTCCAGTCGCGTTGTCGACGATGTTGAGGGCCGAACATGCAGACGAGCGTCAAACCGTGGCCGAGGTGATGTTTTACGCCGAAGCTGTCGGCGGCGGCCTCCAGTACACGAAACTGAGAGCAAAACGTGTATCCAGTACTCATACGCACGTCCTGCTATCATTCAGGAACATTTCGTGCCTCAACCCGAGGCTGAAGCGGCTGCGCATCACGCTATTAGCGAAAGTGGAAGAATGGGCGCCGGCGGTCACGTCTTCGCAGTGGCTCGCTTTCCTTCGAAAGCATTTGGGCGAGACTTTGAACGTTCATGCGTACACAGAAATTCTGATCGACAGCCTTGAACACTTTACAGTGATTGGAGGCCTGTTGAACAAGTTCGGAGCAAATGAGCTGCTCAATGTGATCGGGTGGTGGATGGTGCGTCTCTTCGCCGATCTCGGTGCGCTAGCGGTGGACAACGACGACCACGCGCAGGCCTTTTCACCCGTTGCTTGCCAGAGACGAGTGGATGCTTGCTACGGTCCAGCAGTGACGGCTGAGATGGTACAACAGTACTGGACGCCAGAACACGCAAAGGCCGTGAATGACATCTTCACCGCCGTCCAACACGAGGCTTTCATTTTGGTTCAACGGCTGTCGTGGATGGGCGCAGTAAGCAAGAAGCAGGTCATTCGCAAGCTGCATGCACTAAAG CTGAACTTCTGGCCCCATTCGTCGGACGAGCTGTTGATGGAAGGGGCGTACAGTGGATTCCCTGAGCGTGAACCGCTCTACATCGAGCACTGGCTGAAGGCGAAAGAAGCCATGCGTTCTCTTCTGGGCACCGAGGCCGGTGAGCTCCTCGACCGGATACCGACCGCCGCCTGGGACGCCCTGATCGAGTACGACTACTGGGGCAACGCGGTTGCCGTGTCGATGGCCACGCTGCAGGAGCCCGTCTTCTCGCGCAGCTTCCCGCAGACCATCAACTATGCCGGCCTCGGCACGATGTTCGCGAGTGCGCTTGTCCAGGCCCTTTGA